A window of Camelus ferus isolate YT-003-E chromosome 1, BCGSAC_Cfer_1.0, whole genome shotgun sequence genomic DNA:
GGGTTACagcacatatttgaaaaaaaaaaaaaaaagccagcgcAAGATAAGTCACAGATTCTGCACCGTGATTGAGCCTgacttccctgccttcctcccgcCCTTCCTCCAAGTGCCCAATGATGTGCTGCCGGTACCCAGAGAGAGCAGCTACGGCGGCGGCAGCCGCGGAGACAGGGAAGCTGGAAGCCTGCGgcagccccttctcctccctcctctactGAGTGTGCCAAGCGGCAGTTCTGCATCCTAAAGAAGCCCATTGACAGGCCCATTGCATTCCCAGCACGTCTCAAGCttgctgccttttatttttttcctttggtcccccacccgcccccaccgCCAACCCCCTCTATCCCCCATTGCTTCAGCTTCAgcgaaaggaaggaagggagagggagagagagaatcctTAAactcaagctttttttttttttaacccccgcccccaccccgatggtcaatgctaaaaaaaaatctgcaaaatagGTAAGTCAAAGACATCTGGAGCCTTTCTTGTCTAAATCTCAGGGacctcaaaaagaagaaaaaaaaattaaagaaaagaatggtgaaaaagaaagaacttaagtagattttaatattttataagggaggcagggaagactAACTGATACTGCAATGTAGCCtcatctgcttttctcttttttcaattaattGTTTCTAAAAATTGAGTATGGCATGCCTGAGGcaaatttctctttgctttcttatgCGTTCTCTTTTTCTTACAGCTATGTACATTATATGCAAGTCGAATGTGgagatttattcttttctctctccctataAATTATATCATTGTGTTTTAAGTTAGAGAGTTGGCAAAGTATTTCCTTAATGTATGCATTTATGTGTGGAGAGAAAGTATATGCTAAAAactctggtttatttttattgattaaataCAACCATTCAATTGTGATTGATATTTCAGTGACTCAGAAAGGGCAATCTAATAAAACtgcattattataatttatttatgtacGCATTTTCATTTACTGATGATATTAGGCAAGCAAAGGGAGCCACAGAGGAAGGCTCTATTATTAGAATAGTGCACTGTATTTGTTTCTTCTGGTTGGAAAAGAATGATGtctttctttgaaatgtatttcatGTAATAGATCATTTATCAGCAGGTAAGAATCGAGGTGTCCACCCTTTCTTGCCTTTAACTACCCAACTCTCCTCTAACTAACCACCTGCCATTCCACCTTTATTGCAGGGTTCTTCACTTGATCTTGAAGGCACAAATATACATTCCAAACTAAACTCTGCAAGTGTTTTAATACAGACACTTCCAGGCTCAGCATCCTTTCGCTGTCACTATCTTTAGCTGTGACAATTGCATGGGCTTATTCTTTAGAAAGGCTAATCATTCCTAAAGGATTTAAGCAGCCAAATGATACACCTATGAAGAAATTATTTGATTAAAGGAGATGTTAATAATCTGTGCTTGGGCAAAAGGCACTTGGGGTATAGTGTGTTACTGAGCATACACTATAATTAAGTATATTGTGCTTACTTCTTAAGAGAAATCTTAGGTTTTCCTGAGCAACCAATCATCTAATACATCTCAACATCTGATATTGGCCAGTGAGCTCATAATTTATCATACTGTTTAAACTAATAACTTTGGAGAATGCTATGTCTTTTTATGAGTAGAATCCCACAGTTTAAAGAACATTATTCTTCCATCAGAGTTCCAGTCAGATCTATAATAGGTACCTCTGGTGTCAATGTGAGTTCTTACATGCAAACAGGTGTAATGGCCAAATGATGGCCATTATTACTGAATCTGCCTACCCCCAGAGCAATCACTGTATGCCAGTTCCCCTGCTTACTATAACAGGCAATGAAGGCTGCTTTTGATTGTATGATACACTCTTTACCAAGTATGGCTTGATTCAGGAAAATGTCATCACATGGTATAATATTTCAGagtcttcttattttaaaatataggacaTATTAAGCATGTTGATAGGTCGTTTTGCGTGTCAGTTCAACAACTGCTAAAGTTTCTATATCACTCTCAAAAAGCCCCATATGTAGGAGTCAATGAGAATAGTGCATATGACTAAAAGCTAAAAATCTGCATCTTTATTTCTGTTGCAGTTTTGTAATCAGCCACGAACGATGAAACCTTCTATAGCTGAGATGCTTCACAGAGGGAAGATGTTGTGGATAATTCTTCTAAGCACAATTGCTCTAGGATGGACTACCCCGATTCCCCTGATAGAGGACTCAGAGGAAATAGATGAGCCCTGTTTTGATCCATGCTACTGTGAAGTTAAAGAAAGCCTCTTTCATATACATTGTGACAGTAAaggatttacaaatattagtCAGATTACTGAGTTCTGGTCAAGACCTTTTAAACTGTATCTGCAGAGGAATTCAATGAGGAAATTGTACACCAAcagttttcttcatttgaatAATGCCGTGTCCATTAACCTTGGGAACAATGCATTGCAGGACATTCAAACAGGAGCTTTCAATGGTCTTAAGATTTTAAAGAGGCTATATCTCCATGAGAACAAACTAGACATCTTCAGAAATGACACCTTCCTTGGCTTGGAAAGTCTGGAATATCTGCAGGCAGATTACAATGTCATTAAACGTATAGAGAGTGGGGCATTTCGGAACCTAAGTAAATTGAGAGTTCTGATTTTAAATGACAATCTCATCCCCATGCTTCCAGCCAACTTATTTAAGGCTGTCTCCTTAACCCACTTGGACCTACGTGGAAACAggttaaaagttcttttttaccGAGGAATGCTAGACCACATTGGCAGAAGCCTGATGGAGCTCCAGCTGGAAGAAAATCCCTGGAACTGTACATGTGAAATTGTGCAACTGAAGAGTTGGCTGGAACGCATTCCTTACACTGCCCTAGTGGGAGACATCACCTGCGAGACCCCTTTCCATTTCCATGGAAAAGACTTACGAGAAATCAGGAAGACAGAACTCTGTCCCTTGTTGTCTGACTCTGAGGTGGAAGCTAGTTTGGGGATTCCCCACTTGTCACCAAACAAGGAGAATGCATGGCCAACTAAGCCTTCCTCAATGCTGTCATCTGTCCATTTTACTGCCTCTTCTGTTGAATATAAGTCCTCAAATAAACAGCCTAAGCCCACGAAACAGCCTCGAACACCAAGGCCGCCTTCCACATCGCAAGCTTTATACCCTGGTCCAAACCAACCTCCCATTGCTCCTTACCAGACCAGACCACCCATTCCTATTATATGCCCTACTGGGTGTACCTGTAATTTGCACATCAATGACCTTGGCTTGACTGTCAACTGCAAAGAGCGAGGATTTAATAACATTTCTGAACTTCTTCCAAGGCCACTGAATGCCAAGAAACTGTATCTGAGTAGCAATCTGATTCAGAAAATATACCGTTCTGATTTTTGGAATTTCTCTTCCTTGGATCTCTTACATCTGGGGAACAACCGTATTTCTTACGTCCAGGATGGGGCCTTCATCAACCTGCCCAACCTTAAGAGCCTCTTTCTCAATGGCAACGATATCGAGAAGCTGACACCAGGCATGTTCCGAGGCCTACAGAGTCTGCACTACTTGTATTTCGAGTTCAATGTCATCCGGGAAATCCAGCCTGCAGCCTTCAGCCTCATGCCTAACTTGAAGCTGCTATTCCTCAACAATAATTTGCTGAGGACCCTGCCAACGGATGCCTTTGCAGGCACATCCCTGGCCCGGCTCAACCTAAGGAAGAACTACTTCCTCTACCTTCCTGTGGCTGGTGTCCTAGAACACTTGAATGCCATTGTCCAGATAGACCTCAATGAGAATCCTTGGGACTGTACCTGTGACCTGGTTCCCTTCAAACAGTGGATTGAAACCATCAGCTCAGTCAGTGTGGTGGGTGATGTGCTATGCAGGAGCCCTGAGAACCTCACCCACCGTGATGTGCGCACTATTGAGCTGGAAGTTCTCTGCCCAGAGATGCTGCACATTGCACCAGCTGGAGcatccccagcccagcctggagaTTCTCACCTTGCTGGAGGGCCTACAAGTGCATCACCATATGAGTTCTCTGCTCCTGGGGGCCCTGTGCCACTTTCAGTGTTGATTCTCAGcctactggttctgttttttTCAGCAGTGTTTGTTGCTGCAGGCCTCTTTGCCTATGTCCTTCGACGGCGCCGGAAGAAGCTGCCCTTTAGAAGCAAGCGGCAGGAAGGTGTGGACCTCACTGGCATCCAGATGCAATGCCACCGGCTTTTTGAGGATAGTGGAGGTAATGGAGGTGGAAATGGAGGTGGGGGACGACCAACTATTTCTTCCCCAGAGAAGGCCCCGCCTGTGGGTCATGTATATGAGTACATACCCCACCCAGTTACTCAGATGTGCAACAACCCCATCTACAAGCCtcgtgaggaggaggaggtggctgttCCATCAGTCCAGGAGGCAGGGAGTGCCGAACGTGGGGCTCCTGGGACACAACCGCCAGGAATGAGTGAAGTTCTCCTAGGAAGTGAGCAGTTTGCTGAGACACCCAAGGAGAACCACACCAACTACCGGACCgtgctggaaaaagaaaaggagtgggCCCTGGCAGTGTCCAGCTCCCAGCTCAACACCATAGTGACCATGAATCATcatcaccctcaccctcaccccccaGCAGTTGGTGGGGTTTCAGGGGTAGTTGCGGGAACTGGGGGAGACTTGGGTGGGTTCCGCCACCACGAGAAGAATGGTGGGGTGGTGCTGTTTCCTCCTGGGGGAGGCTGCGGTGGTGGCAGTATGCTACTAGACCGAGAGAGGCCACAACCAGCCCCCTGCACAGTGGGATTTGTGGACTGTCTCTATGGCACAGTGCCCAAATTAAAGGAGCTGCATGTCCACCCTCCTGGCATGCAATACCCAGACTTACAGCAGGACGCCAGGCTCAAAGAAACCCTTCTCTTCTCGGCTGGAAAGGGCTTCACAGACCACCAAACCCAAAAAAGTGATTACCTCGAGTTAAGGGCCAAACTTCAAACCAAGCCGGATTACCTCGAAGTCCTGGAGAAGACAACGTATAGGttctaacagaaaaagaaaaaataaattagtgctttttttcaaaagaaaagaaaaattaaagaaatatatccCTTGCTCCCTTTACACTTGTCCCAATAACTCCATTCTCACAAACTTCCCTGCCCTGAACAGAACTGAAACCGCATGATAACTAGAAAATACAGATGTATGCTCTCCCCTCTCAGATGTGATTTGGAGGAAGGGCCATACTCAGATCATTAATCAATGAAGTGCCTTCGCAGACTTTTGCCAGCaaatgttatcattatttttttatactgAAACTTGAGACTTTGACTGTGCCATGTATAAGGTATATTGGGGATCGCTGTATTGATCCTAATTAAGTAAAATTCAGTGTGTCTTTattttcagtaacttttttttttcagttgtagtTTTGTTTGACAGGGATGGGGGGGGAAACAAATTGACATTtgtggctttcttttttcttcccatcatGGCACAGATTCTGTACATGTATTAACAATGCAGTTTGCTGCATGCCTGGAAACTGCAAgacggggagggaggggtgggtctTGCTCGAATGTTCTCACCCACTCGTTTTTCTCACACATATACCCACAGACAAATCACAAATCCCTGAACACAAGCAGGTCCCTAAACCTGTGGCCTCTTCCTTCTGgtgcaggtacacacacacacacacacacacacacacacacacacacacacagcactccCATTCAACTCAATCTAATTGGTTCGTGTTTGATCCATTCCTCTTCTCTCCATAGCTCCACCTTTCCTTCACCCTAGTGTACAGCTTACAGCATCTCTCCTACCACCCTGAGAAACGTCATCTTCTAGGCTGGATCCTACTGAAGTGGAGGCCTGGTGGTTTAACAGCTGGAGGCACACACCTAGGGATGAGCACCTTCTTTGTGACACTTCATCCTGATGCCAAGATTTTTTGGAGAACATCTGcactttcttatatatatataaatatatatataaaatatttaaaaaaacataaaaaagcaaCTGGTTATATATCACTAACAGCTTTGTAGGAAGcacttttaatgttttctctctcaCAAAGATTCAAAAGAAATGTGCATATATTTATTCTGTAATTTCAGTGATTATAAATTGTAAAGGTAATGTTTAATCATTGTATAGTGATTATGCGTCTGGTATAGCTTTCCtaataaaaagtttttgaaaaacataatacattatatatagagGATACAAAGCTTGAACCTTAAACTCCAGCTATGCCATGCCTTTCGTgctcccatttttaaaaaaatctttctttaactTCTTATACAGAAAGCTAGTTTATTAACAAGTTTGATGCACTGTGATGTTAATAAATCTTATAACCCACCATGCCTATCCCATACCCGGATACAATTGGGAcataaaaaatatgatttatatagTTCACTTCTTTCTCTTGGATTATGAATTTCAAACTTAGCACCCCAATGATGCACCATTTTTCCTAGGCAGGATGCAACTTGGAGAAAATAAAGTAACTATATTTCTAAGAAGTACAGGATCAATTAGGAGATACTCGAGGATCCATGAATCTTACGAtagttaaaaacaaaggaaaaggaaagtaaagttactattcttttttaaaatgtacagcaaaattacttacacacacacacacaccaaccaaTCAAAATATAATGCCTTGGAACCAATTTTTCAGAATTCTGTTATCTGTGAAAACTGTCACTGTTATATTTTTGCTACTGTTTTTTCCCCAACCACTTACTACACCTGACCCCAATCATGCTTGAACTAAGATAGAGAGGATGCTGAAtgagtctttctttctctgtgacacTAAAATGATGTTGTGAAATTAATTTGACAATAATCCAAGTTATGATCCATTTACATGTGAGCGAAACcaaagaaaacatgatttttaaggTGCCAGTATCTTGTTTGTGGAGAAAACTAAACTGATACAAAGAAACACAAGAGCTTTGAGGCAGGCACTTATCTCATTAGGCCAGTAGAGGACAGCAGAGCTCCAGAGATTCATAGACCTGGTAACTGCAGAATCCTGCAGTGAGGCCAGTATTCTCTTCTAGTGTTTCCTCAAGCTGCCCTTAGTAGAAATTATCATTATGTGTGGAATGTAATTCACTACAAGTCACTGATGCCTTACATCACTTTTGTTTTCCCATAAAAAGGGGGACTGGCAGCTTCTAAAGCTGTGTGATTGATATAAAACTAAAGCActgtacctaaaaaaaaaaaaagccccatgAATGCCTAATACAACAAATTTATATATCTCTTGATTAATTCTATATGGGTAATAACATAGGTATGCATAAAATCAAAAACACAAGTATATCAATATAAAATGCAACTTTTCAGGGCTACCTTGCATTTGGTACCTTGTACCTAAAACTTTTGTCCTCCATTATTTGAAGTGTAGTTCAGATGAAGAAAAGCTCACAGACATGATTCAGTATTTCTCTACATACAATATTGAAATGCAGCTCTTATGCAAAGGGATCAGACACACTATTAAACAGGTGTgactcttcttttgtttcttcttcttttctttctactgtCTCATAAGTCACCTTTTTCATAGTTATCTCACTTTCCTTGTTCTTTCTAATTATCTCTCCATCCTTTACTTGAAGTCTTTTTTTAAGGTGCAGAAAGTCAGTATTAAccttttagtgttttaaaatctGATCTATGAAGTCCCTCCAAATTAGTTATTTATCATGTCCCCATTCCTCCTAATCAAAAATTTTGATGAATAGTAGAAAGCATGTGCATATTAATAACTCAAAGTGCAAAGCTAGATACTTTTAACGGTAATTATCATCTTCTTAATAACTGTGCACATTGATAACATGGCATATTATACAAATTAGCTTAAAGTACAATCCCTAACAATCCCAGTGCTtttgacatttgaaaaatgagtgtCCATAAACCATATGAAATTACAATATAACTTgataattatgtttatattttatttattaaatacataaagtaaGATAGTCTTGTCTTATACGTAAGCAGTAATTTTACCCTTGAACGAGGAGTAAATTTATTTagtgaaaatgaatttatatgaGAAGGAATTTTGtatcaaaggaaataattttggCTTCCATGGAGTTTTCTACTCCCTTGGCCAGGTCATTTATTTTAGCTGTGCATTAGAAATACTTATgttagttttaatttataatacCAGACATGTTGTCTTAAAGTACCATGGATATTAATGTAGGTACTATGATTAggatttgttctgtttttgctgCAGCAAAATGataagttttaagaaaaaatagattacTAATTCACTTCATAGTGGTCAGTCAGACTGAAGAAGACCCAGATCTGACAGATACCTGCTAttattcattgcttttattataaattataataataatatttgaaagTAATACAATGTATTGTAATGTCCCTTTAACTATGAGATGATgagtggaaaataatataaattgatATACCAGTTTTATTTAGTACCAgttttaacatattatttttcacatacGTTACTATAATGTGAATgctgttatgtttttatttgagAAGTTATATTATTTCATCTAGttgcaaaatactgaaaaatataagGATGATGACCAccaaatttgaaataaaagtttagaGAGAGATGACAAGGGAAGTTTAACTACTGAGCtcgaaagttttttttttttccctcaccttGGAGTATTACTTTTAAACCTTAGTatctgaaaagaatatgtgtgtttGGAATTATGAAAATTGACAGTGTAACTGCAGAACATAAGGATGTTTATTTAACCACTGCAACACATTATTTCGATTTACTGTAAATTCATTGTTCATACAGTCCTCTCCTTTAGCAATTATGTTGTCTAAGCCAATAAATGTTGCATTTTTGTAAAATGGCTATGATAAAGGAAATATTAACGAAATGCTTAACAAAATGTGAGATACAATTATAACAAGTCATGATAATACAAGAGGAAATGGTAATAAAAGGACATCCACTTCATCTTAAGTGATAGGAGCTAATTTAACCTGAGCTTAGACATTTATAACTCATAGTTAGTTCAAAATCCTCAACTGGGAAGATTCAGGTAAACAGAGCATACGTAACTATCATGAATTTCACCATACAAGTATTTTGTTTAATACATACACTATAGGACTTTTAAAAGTAATAGGAGCAATAACACGTGTGTAATGGGGCaatcatgtgtgtatatatatagtactactatatatgtgtatacactgtatatacatgtatatagtttatatatgCTGAATTATACTTacatgtaaactatggatttttttctttcatgtataaCAATTTcagttttatgcatttattttccttgGTTCTGTCTAGCTACCATCCAAGTGAAGCTGGATGAAATTATGAATCTTCACTTTGGgaatattcacatgtaaaaagtaactgtaattaatatttttgaacttAAAAGTCTTTTATCTTccaatttgtttcattttattatttaaatcataGGGAACAAACCTCAGTCaaattgtgatttattttaagtGAAGTCCTCACAGTAAAGAAACTAACTAATCTCTTATAAATATGCAACATaagtcaaatgaaaaataagtgctcctttttcatttttctatttctagaataAACTTTATAGGTGAAAACAATTTCAGTAGCTTTATTAATTTGACAAGACCTTTGTAACTTATCTAGATATACAGAAAAAGTGAAGTATTGAAGGTAATAAGAGAAATATAGGTCATATTTGAGACATTTGTCATCCTATTTTAATActcttaatatcactaattaaaatgtataatactctagtaataataataatagttaataataataataataaacagagaTGATCATTTTAGTATGATTTTACAAGATCTGAATTGAAGGGGAAGATTTTTCATATTAAGAAAGCAGGTGTATTCTAGGGGTTGCTAGTTGTGAAGATGTAACAGTTTGACTATCTTTATTAATTCTGATAATATTTGCTCCtcaaaataatacacatatatttgagaatatgtattctttcttctctcttgcaTTGATATAGATTATTTTTCACATGATTTTAAAAGTGTAATAGAAAATAATACTTGTGAACTTCAAAGATATATAGCTAGGAAGGCATTATAATTTGTTTGACTCAAATCCTCAATatcttttaacattaaaacacCAGTGAACACTAGTAAAAAGGAGAACTTCTTCATTAATACCCAGTGACAAAAAGGCTCAGCATACTTAATTAAATGTTTCTTTGGTATATCAGTTCATATACTTGTTTATAAGTGAATTGATAGAATTTGCAGTGTATTCAATTGTATCACAATCAAACAAGTTTCATCAAAAAGAATGTGCTAAtgaccagtaaaaaaaaaacctgaatactTAATTCTAATTCAACTGTAAAAGTAGCAGGCTGCTCCCTTGATAATGAAAGGTACCACATTACCAACACTGTATTATATGTGAATACAGGGCTTTTGTGGTTTTTGACCCATTCTACTACAAACTTTTAGATTTAGAGTTTATTAGTGCATGATGAAAGACTACACAATTGATTTTCAGTACCATTTAAAACAATCCTGAGGGTAGCAAAGTTAGCTCTGAAAAAAGATGCTGAAACAAAAATGTCATCTTATTCTGTAGAAGAATAGAAAGaagttctcttttccttcctggctCTATATTCTTCCCTTATTCCTGACAGCCCTGCTTCTACTTCTGCTTCTGACTTGGTACCAAGATATTCTTGTGACTAAGGGCACACTCATTGAGCTCAAATTAGGTGCCAAGGAAAGATCAGGGAACGATGAGTTCCCGCAACCAAGGACCAAATGTCTAATTCACTTATCTTGTACCTTAAGGTGAGAAAACAATTCAACGTATTTCACTTCACGGTTAAATCATTTATAAAGTCTGGTGAAAAAAGTCAGaatctataata
This region includes:
- the SLITRK3 gene encoding SLIT and NTRK-like protein 3; this translates as MKPSIAEMLHRGKMLWIILLSTIALGWTTPIPLIEDSEEIDEPCFDPCYCEVKESLFHIHCDSKGFTNISQITEFWSRPFKLYLQRNSMRKLYTNSFLHLNNAVSINLGNNALQDIQTGAFNGLKILKRLYLHENKLDIFRNDTFLGLESLEYLQADYNVIKRIESGAFRNLSKLRVLILNDNLIPMLPANLFKAVSLTHLDLRGNRLKVLFYRGMLDHIGRSLMELQLEENPWNCTCEIVQLKSWLERIPYTALVGDITCETPFHFHGKDLREIRKTELCPLLSDSEVEASLGIPHLSPNKENAWPTKPSSMLSSVHFTASSVEYKSSNKQPKPTKQPRTPRPPSTSQALYPGPNQPPIAPYQTRPPIPIICPTGCTCNLHINDLGLTVNCKERGFNNISELLPRPLNAKKLYLSSNLIQKIYRSDFWNFSSLDLLHLGNNRISYVQDGAFINLPNLKSLFLNGNDIEKLTPGMFRGLQSLHYLYFEFNVIREIQPAAFSLMPNLKLLFLNNNLLRTLPTDAFAGTSLARLNLRKNYFLYLPVAGVLEHLNAIVQIDLNENPWDCTCDLVPFKQWIETISSVSVVGDVLCRSPENLTHRDVRTIELEVLCPEMLHIAPAGASPAQPGDSHLAGGPTSASPYEFSAPGGPVPLSVLILSLLVLFFSAVFVAAGLFAYVLRRRRKKLPFRSKRQEGVDLTGIQMQCHRLFEDSGGNGGGNGGGGRPTISSPEKAPPVGHVYEYIPHPVTQMCNNPIYKPREEEEVAVPSVQEAGSAERGAPGTQPPGMSEVLLGSEQFAETPKENHTNYRTVLEKEKEWALAVSSSQLNTIVTMNHHHPHPHPPAVGGVSGVVAGTGGDLGGFRHHEKNGGVVLFPPGGGCGGGSMLLDRERPQPAPCTVGFVDCLYGTVPKLKELHVHPPGMQYPDLQQDARLKETLLFSAGKGFTDHQTQKSDYLELRAKLQTKPDYLEVLEKTTYRF